From Cydia splendana chromosome 4, ilCydSple1.2, whole genome shotgun sequence, one genomic window encodes:
- the LOC134789662 gene encoding calphotin-like has protein sequence MTLLFAATMKFLLIVASVVAVAVAGPTRVLVTPGGGSAPIVEAESPISVGPALIESPISVGPALVEFPIVESPVVVDTPIVGESPVFAELPIVVESPVVVDTPIVGESPVFVELPIVVESPVVVDTPIVGESPVFAELPIVVDAPIVDASPAAVAPVEAESVSSAAAPLVQIILNINQAAA, from the coding sequence CCTGCTGATCGTCGCTTCCGTCGTCGCCGTGGCCGTCGCTGGCCCGACCCGCGTCCTCGTCACCCCCGGTGGTGGCTCCGCGCCCATCGTGGAAGCTGAATCGCCCATCTCTGTCGGACCTGCCCTGATTGAGAGCCCCATCTCCGTTGGACCCGCCCTGGTTGAGTTCCCCATTGTTGAGAGCCCCGTCGTCGTTGACACCCCCATCGTCGGTGAAAGCCCCGTCTTCGCCGAGCTCCCCATCGTTGTTGAGAGCCCCGTCGTTGTGGACACCCCCATCGTCGGTGAAAGCCCCGTCTTCGTCGAGCTCCCCATCGTTGTTGAGAGCCCCGTCGTCGTGGACACCCCCATCGTCGGTGAAAGCCCCGTCTTCGCCGAGCTCCCCATCGTTGTCGACGCCCCCATCGTTGACGCCAGCCCCGCTGCTGTTGCTCCCGTCGAGGCTGAGTCGGTCTCCTCTGCCGCCGCTCCCTTGGTTCAGATCATCCTAAACATCAACCAGGCTGCCGCC